The following are from one region of the Tenacibaculum dicentrarchi genome:
- a CDS encoding THUMP domain-containing class I SAM-dependent RNA methyltransferase: MEKDFKMTAVTMAGLEGVLADELRKLGAQDVKEGIRNVSFKGDTGFMYKANIALRTAIRILKPIKKSKIFDEEDLYEAIQRVKWDKYIDVDGTFAIGAVVNSRNFTTNSHYISLKSKDAIADYFVNKYKKRPNVDLKHPDVKIHIHIHNEWLTISLDSSGDSLHKRGYRSATNIAPINEVLAAGLVLLSGYKGDENFIDPMCGSGTILIEAAMIANNIPANINRKHFAFENWKDYDEDLYFVIQDALLKKITSSHFKIMGFDKAPSAVTKAKQNVINANLEEFIGIHHVNFFNSKKEVFGNTTILFNPPYGERLNIDTEEFYKKIGDTLKHNYPGSMAWLITSDIQALKHVGLRTSKRIPLKNADLDCRFVKYELYEGSKRIKNDFDSEREA; the protein is encoded by the coding sequence ATGGAGAAAGATTTTAAAATGACTGCCGTTACAATGGCAGGTTTAGAAGGTGTACTAGCAGATGAACTAAGAAAGCTTGGTGCCCAAGACGTTAAAGAAGGAATACGTAATGTTTCTTTTAAAGGAGACACAGGGTTTATGTACAAAGCAAATATTGCGTTGCGTACAGCAATTCGTATTTTAAAACCAATTAAAAAAAGTAAAATTTTTGATGAGGAAGATTTATACGAGGCAATTCAGCGTGTAAAATGGGATAAATATATTGATGTTGATGGAACTTTTGCTATTGGAGCAGTTGTAAATTCTAGGAATTTTACAACAAATTCACATTATATTAGTTTAAAATCGAAAGATGCGATTGCTGATTATTTTGTGAATAAATATAAAAAGCGTCCGAATGTAGATTTAAAACATCCTGATGTTAAAATTCACATACATATTCATAACGAATGGTTAACAATTTCGTTAGATTCTTCTGGTGATTCATTACACAAAAGAGGATATAGAAGTGCTACCAATATTGCGCCAATAAACGAGGTTTTAGCAGCAGGATTAGTATTGTTATCGGGGTATAAAGGTGATGAAAACTTTATTGACCCAATGTGTGGTTCGGGGACTATTTTAATTGAAGCAGCAATGATTGCTAATAACATTCCTGCAAATATTAATCGTAAGCATTTTGCTTTTGAAAACTGGAAAGATTACGATGAAGATTTATATTTTGTAATTCAAGATGCTTTGTTGAAAAAAATTACAAGTTCTCATTTTAAAATAATGGGGTTTGACAAAGCACCTTCAGCAGTTACCAAAGCAAAACAGAACGTTATTAATGCCAATTTAGAAGAATTTATAGGAATTCACCACGTAAACTTTTTCAATTCTAAGAAAGAGGTATTTGGAAACACTACTATTTTATTTAATCCTCCTTATGGAGAACGTTTAAATATTGATACAGAGGAGTTTTATAAGAAAATTGGAGATACTTTAAAGCATAATTATCCAGGCTCAATGGCATGGTTAATTACTTCAGATATACAAGCATTAAAACATGTTGGTTTACGAACTTCAAAAAGAATACCGCTTAAAAATGCCGATTTAGATTGTCGTTTTGTAAAGTACGAACTTTATGAAGGAAGTAAAAGAATTAAAAATGATTTTGATTCTGAAAGAGAAGCTTAA
- the fmt gene encoding methionyl-tRNA formyltransferase, giving the protein MRDLRIVFMGTPDFAVTILKHLIENDYNVVGVITAADKPAGRGRKLNQSAVKKYALSQELPILQPTNLKDEAFQADLKKWNANLQIVVAFRMLPKTVWAMPEFGTFNLHASLLPDYRGAAPINWAIINGETTTGVTTFFIDDKIDTGEVILQKSVAIKDDEIVGQLHDRLMNLGAGLVAETLDLIATGNVPTTKQPELEEKPAHKLFPDNCKIDWSKSLNDIYNHIRGLNPYPAAWTNIKNGDTEILTKIYGTTKEFAEHNLANGTLVSSKKELKIAVKDGYLIINEIKISGKKLMDAKSLLNGFQFSEDAKAL; this is encoded by the coding sequence ATGAGAGATTTACGCATCGTTTTTATGGGAACGCCTGATTTTGCGGTAACCATTTTAAAACACCTTATCGAAAATGATTATAATGTAGTTGGCGTAATTACTGCAGCAGATAAACCTGCTGGTAGAGGTCGTAAACTAAACCAATCTGCTGTTAAAAAATATGCACTTTCTCAAGAGCTTCCTATTTTACAGCCTACAAATTTAAAAGATGAAGCCTTTCAGGCTGATTTAAAAAAATGGAATGCTAATTTACAGATTGTCGTTGCTTTTAGAATGTTGCCAAAAACAGTTTGGGCAATGCCTGAATTTGGTACTTTTAACCTACACGCTTCTTTATTACCTGATTATCGTGGCGCCGCTCCTATTAATTGGGCTATTATTAATGGCGAAACAACCACAGGTGTTACTACTTTTTTTATTGATGATAAAATAGATACAGGTGAAGTTATTTTACAAAAATCGGTAGCTATTAAAGATGATGAAATTGTTGGACAGCTACATGACCGATTGATGAATTTAGGTGCTGGTTTAGTTGCTGAAACCCTAGATTTAATTGCCACAGGAAATGTTCCTACTACAAAACAACCCGAATTAGAAGAAAAGCCCGCACATAAACTGTTTCCTGATAACTGTAAAATAGATTGGTCTAAATCTTTAAATGATATTTACAATCATATCCGTGGATTAAACCCATATCCTGCCGCTTGGACAAACATAAAAAATGGCGATACTGAAATTTTAACTAAAATATACGGAACAACAAAAGAATTTGCCGAGCATAATTTAGCCAATGGAACTCTTGTTTCTTCTAAAAAAGAATTAAAAATTGCTGTAAAAGATGGGTATCTTATTATTAATGAAATTAAAATTTCAGGTAAAAAATTAATGGATGCTAAAAGTTTATTAAATGGTTTTCAATTTTCTGAAGATGCAAAAGCGCTGTAA
- a CDS encoding ZIP family metal transporter produces the protein MSYILLIIAVLIGALLVLILKPNNKHVRLLLAFSGAYLLSVTILHLLPEVYMHTHNAKKIGILILVGIVIQSILESFSKGAEHGHIHVHSDKSQFPWLLFISLCIHAFSEGLPIHHAGDNLLGAIIVHKIPIAIVLTTFLLQTNYSKKTIIFFLSIFAFMSPLGVLVSDKVAVFSDYHTEITALIIGVFLHISTIILFESSENHKFNIKKFTAIILGVLLTIFTL, from the coding sequence ATGAGTTATATATTATTAATTATTGCCGTTTTAATTGGCGCTTTACTCGTTTTAATATTAAAACCAAACAATAAACACGTTCGATTATTACTTGCCTTTAGTGGTGCTTATTTATTGTCGGTAACTATTTTACATTTACTTCCCGAGGTTTATATGCACACGCACAATGCTAAAAAAATTGGAATTTTAATTTTGGTTGGAATTGTTATTCAATCGATATTGGAATCTTTTTCAAAAGGAGCAGAACATGGGCATATTCATGTACATTCCGATAAATCACAATTTCCGTGGTTGTTGTTTATTAGTTTATGTATTCACGCATTTTCGGAAGGTTTGCCGATACATCATGCTGGCGATAATTTACTTGGGGCAATTATTGTACATAAAATTCCGATTGCTATTGTTTTAACAACTTTTTTATTACAAACAAATTATAGTAAAAAAACAATTATTTTCTTTTTAAGTATTTTTGCTTTTATGAGCCCTTTAGGTGTTTTAGTTTCTGATAAAGTAGCTGTTTTTAGCGATTATCACACAGAAATTACCGCTTTAATTATTGGGGTTTTTCTTCATATTTCAACTATCATACTTTTTGAAAGTTCTGAGAATCATAAATTTAACATAAAGAAATTTACAGCAATTATTTTAGGTGTTTTACTTACTATTTTTACACTTTAA
- a CDS encoding class I SAM-dependent methyltransferase, producing the protein MKTTDWFTSWFDTTYYHTLYKHRNDADAQFFMRNITTFLQLPKTSHIADLACGKGRHSVYLNSLNYKVTGGDLSKNSIEYAKQFENETLNFEVWDMRDTLEHKYDAIFNLFTSFGYFDDDMQDIAILKSVKNGLKKQGVFVLDFLNVEKVKKSLVSAEVKTIDGIEFNIKREIKDGFILKHISFIADKKQHHYTEQVKFLTLDKMELYFKEAGLKLKHVFGDYALNKFDKNTSDRLILIGE; encoded by the coding sequence ATGAAAACAACAGACTGGTTTACTTCTTGGTTCGACACAACTTATTATCACACATTATACAAGCACAGAAACGATGCCGATGCACAGTTTTTTATGCGCAATATAACAACATTTTTACAACTCCCTAAAACAAGCCATATTGCTGATTTAGCTTGTGGTAAAGGACGACATTCGGTTTATTTAAACTCGCTTAATTACAAAGTAACAGGTGGTGATTTAAGTAAAAATAGTATTGAATACGCCAAACAGTTTGAAAATGAAACACTCAATTTTGAAGTTTGGGATATGCGTGATACTCTAGAACACAAATACGACGCTATTTTTAATTTATTTACCAGTTTTGGCTATTTTGATGACGACATGCAAGATATTGCTATTTTAAAAAGTGTTAAAAATGGCTTAAAGAAGCAAGGTGTATTCGTTTTAGACTTTTTAAATGTTGAAAAAGTAAAAAAATCATTGGTTAGTGCAGAGGTAAAAACCATTGATGGCATTGAATTCAATATTAAAAGAGAAATTAAAGATGGTTTTATTTTAAAACATATTTCTTTTATTGCTGATAAAAAACAACACCACTACACCGAGCAGGTAAAATTTTTAACCCTTGATAAAATGGAACTGTATTTTAAAGAAGCTGGCTTAAAATTAAAGCATGTTTTTGGTGATTATGCTTTAAATAAATTTGATAAAAACACTTCGGATAGATTAATTTTGATTGGAGAATAG
- a CDS encoding DMT family transporter, which produces MEENKLKNYLHLHFIVFIWGFTAILGALISIDSIPLVWYRMCLAVVFIAIYFFFQNISFKVDKKGLLKFAISGVIIAVHWVTFFEAIKVSNVSVALVTMSTGAFFAALIEPLFFKRKIAILEIVLGLLIIGGLYLIFNFESQYTLGIIYALISAFLSALFAVLNGIFIKKYEANIISFYQLLFGALAITLYLIFTQEFTIDFFQIPTNDWLYLILLSSVCTAYAFIASVKVMKYITPYTVMLTINLEPVYAIILALIIFGEKEQMSAAFYYGAVVILLIVLANGILKNRSEVKKKLTKK; this is translated from the coding sequence ATGGAAGAAAATAAGTTAAAAAACTATCTTCATTTACACTTCATTGTATTTATTTGGGGTTTTACCGCCATACTTGGTGCGTTAATTTCAATAGATTCAATACCCTTAGTTTGGTATCGAATGTGTTTGGCGGTGGTTTTTATAGCTATTTATTTTTTTTTTCAGAACATATCCTTTAAAGTTGATAAAAAAGGACTTTTAAAATTTGCTATTTCAGGCGTAATTATTGCCGTTCATTGGGTTACTTTTTTTGAAGCTATAAAGGTTTCAAATGTATCAGTAGCCTTAGTAACTATGAGTACAGGCGCTTTTTTTGCAGCACTGATTGAACCCTTATTTTTTAAAAGAAAAATAGCAATTCTTGAAATTGTATTAGGCTTATTAATTATAGGTGGTTTATACCTAATTTTTAATTTTGAAAGTCAATATACCTTAGGAATTATATACGCCTTGATATCTGCTTTCTTATCGGCATTATTTGCGGTTTTAAATGGCATTTTTATCAAAAAATATGAAGCAAATATTATTTCATTTTATCAATTATTATTTGGAGCTTTAGCCATCACTTTATATTTGATTTTTACCCAGGAATTTACTATTGATTTTTTTCAGATACCAACAAACGACTGGCTGTATTTAATACTTTTAAGTAGTGTTTGCACGGCGTATGCCTTTATTGCATCGGTAAAAGTGATGAAATATATAACGCCTTATACGGTGATGTTAACCATAAATTTAGAACCTGTTTACGCTATTATTTTAGCCTTAATAATATTTGGTGAAAAAGAACAAATGAGTGCTGCTTTTTATTACGGAGCAGTGGTTATTTTACTAATTGTTTTAGCCAACGGAATTTTAAAAAACAGGAGTGAAGTAAAAAAGAAACTCACTAAAAAATAA
- a CDS encoding LptF/LptG family permease encodes MKILDWYILKRFLATFLFTLLILIPIAVAIDIAEKIDKFLREETLTFFEVVNEYYVNFIIYYANTFMPLALFIAVILFTSKLANNTEIVAINGSQVSFTRFLYPYFIGATIVCSVALLMNHFFVPSSSKTRKKFERTYLKKRKYSDHTIREFSLQLNDSTYIYLQSFDLKRNTGYNFTTEIYDGIKLKQQLSADNINWSEKDSTFKLYNWKLRKIFKDRDSIFSGNNVDTTFTFTPKDFNYKNVMAQEMRTPELIEFIEMSKNRGIKNLNMYLVELYKRTSLPIACYILTLIAVGLAYKKTRGGIGANLALGISLMFLYVFFLKVAEVLGAVAGANALLNVWVPNMVFGAYSLYLYLNGRK; translated from the coding sequence TTGAAGATACTTGATTGGTACATATTAAAGCGTTTTTTGGCAACATTTCTATTCACCTTATTAATATTAATACCTATTGCGGTAGCTATTGATATTGCCGAGAAAATAGACAAGTTTTTACGAGAAGAAACCTTAACATTTTTTGAGGTTGTAAATGAATATTATGTAAATTTTATTATTTACTATGCCAATACATTTATGCCCTTGGCATTATTTATTGCGGTAATATTATTTACCTCAAAACTAGCAAACAACACCGAAATTGTCGCTATAAATGGATCACAAGTATCTTTTACCCGATTTTTATATCCTTATTTTATAGGAGCAACAATTGTGTGTTCGGTGGCTTTATTGATGAATCATTTTTTTGTGCCATCGAGTAGTAAAACTAGAAAGAAGTTTGAAAGAACCTATTTAAAAAAACGAAAATATTCCGATCATACTATTAGAGAGTTTAGCTTACAGTTAAACGATAGTACGTATATTTATCTTCAAAGTTTTGATTTAAAAAGAAATACAGGTTATAACTTTACCACTGAAATTTACGATGGTATTAAATTAAAACAGCAACTGTCGGCTGATAATATTAATTGGAGTGAAAAAGACAGTACTTTTAAACTTTATAACTGGAAGTTAAGAAAAATATTTAAAGATCGTGATAGTATTTTTTCAGGAAACAATGTAGATACCACCTTTACTTTTACACCTAAAGACTTTAACTATAAAAATGTAATGGCTCAAGAAATGCGAACGCCAGAACTAATAGAATTTATAGAAATGTCTAAAAATAGAGGTATTAAAAACTTAAATATGTATTTGGTTGAACTGTATAAACGTACCAGTTTACCAATAGCCTGTTATATTTTAACCTTAATTGCGGTAGGCTTGGCATACAAGAAAACTCGAGGAGGAATAGGGGCTAATTTAGCATTAGGTATTTCGTTAATGTTTCTTTATGTATTCTTTTTAAAGGTCGCAGAGGTACTAGGAGCAGTGGCAGGAGCAAACGCCTTACTAAATGTGTGGGTACCAAATATGGTTTTTGGTGCGTATTCACTTTATTTATATTTGAATGGAAGAAAATAA
- a CDS encoding acetyl-CoA carboxylase carboxyltransferase subunit alpha, with the protein MEYLDFELPIKELEDQLAKCIALGEESDVDVTETSNKIELKLAETKKEIYKNITPWQRVQLSRHPNRPYTLDYIKAICGDTFMELHGDRNVKDDKAMIGGLGKIGDQSFMFIGQQKGYNTKTRQYRNFGMANPEGYRKALRLMKMAEKFGIPVVTLVDTPGAYPGLEAEERGQGEAIARNILEMTRLKVPVITIVIGEGASGGAVGIGVGNRVYMMENTWYTVISPESCSSILWRSWEYKQKAAEALKLTGEDMKRLELIDGIIEEPLGGAHVNREGTFKAVQAQIVSAFDELKDLSEAELITQRMEKYEDMGVYNEK; encoded by the coding sequence ATGGAATATTTAGATTTTGAACTACCTATAAAAGAACTAGAAGATCAGTTAGCAAAATGTATTGCTTTAGGAGAAGAAAGCGATGTTGATGTTACAGAAACGTCTAATAAGATTGAACTAAAATTAGCAGAAACTAAAAAAGAGATATATAAAAATATAACCCCTTGGCAGCGTGTACAATTATCACGCCATCCTAATCGTCCTTATACCTTAGATTATATTAAGGCTATTTGTGGCGATACTTTTATGGAATTACACGGTGACCGTAATGTTAAAGATGATAAAGCGATGATTGGTGGTTTAGGTAAAATAGGCGATCAGTCGTTTATGTTTATTGGTCAGCAAAAAGGATATAACACCAAAACACGTCAGTATCGTAATTTTGGTATGGCAAACCCTGAAGGATATCGTAAAGCGTTGCGTTTAATGAAAATGGCAGAGAAATTTGGTATTCCTGTAGTTACTTTAGTAGATACTCCAGGAGCATATCCTGGTTTAGAAGCTGAAGAACGTGGGCAAGGAGAGGCTATTGCTCGTAATATTTTAGAAATGACACGTTTAAAAGTGCCTGTTATTACCATTGTTATTGGTGAAGGAGCCTCAGGAGGTGCCGTAGGTATTGGTGTAGGAAATAGGGTTTATATGATGGAAAATACTTGGTACACGGTAATTTCACCAGAATCATGTTCTTCTATTTTATGGCGTAGTTGGGAGTATAAGCAAAAAGCTGCCGAAGCGTTAAAGTTAACAGGAGAAGACATGAAGCGATTAGAATTAATCGACGGAATTATTGAAGAACCATTAGGAGGAGCACACGTAAATAGAGAAGGTACTTTTAAAGCTGTACAAGCACAAATAGTAAGTGCTTTTGATGAATTAAAAGATTTAAGCGAAGCAGAATTAATTACCCAACGTATGGAAAAATACGAAGATATGGGAGTTTATAATGAGAAATAA
- a CDS encoding RecQ family ATP-dependent DNA helicase — protein MYEKSIEILTHYWKHKSFRTPQQEIITAVLNSKDTIALLPTGGGKSICFQIPALINDGVCIVISPLIALMQDQVDSLVNKGIKATIIPSGSSQNEIITLFDNIRFGKMKFLYISPERLQSRFIQEKIKQLDVNLIAIDEAHCISEWGHDFRPSYQNIAILKELQPKVPFIALTATATKKVVNDIIVSLKLDTPKIFKKSFYRKNLAYQIFQTDDKLRKLNQIFTKTKGSAIIYVNSRAKTKNIANYLNAKGFKSSFYHAGLTIQEKERAFDNWMTEKTPIIVATNAFGMGIDKPNVRVVIHLNLPGSIENYIQEAGRGGRDGNKAFSVVLNNLNDIKKSTDLLKKSLPNIADIKLVHRKLYQHFQITKGELIETPFDFNFLEFCTKYTFTATKTYTILQILNSNGIIELNTNFQKKSSIYFIVSSKQVVLYLQQNPSAKKFVQTLLRLYGGVFENPVKINEFYIAKKIGITSEQVIKELERMLEKNILEYKKASDNSELFFLQPREDDKTINRVLKNIELYLVQKKKKQQDLIHFLKNNDLCRSVQLLNYFNEDATNKCGICDVCLQHKQTFYINPKQIINLLNKKDALTVNEIATALYEKEANILILLRTLLSEEKISVTNNKYFLL, from the coding sequence ATGTATGAAAAATCGATAGAAATATTAACGCATTACTGGAAGCATAAATCTTTCAGAACACCTCAACAAGAAATTATAACGGCTGTTTTAAACAGCAAAGATACCATCGCCTTGTTACCTACGGGCGGTGGAAAATCTATCTGTTTTCAAATTCCTGCATTAATTAACGATGGGGTTTGCATTGTTATTTCGCCACTAATTGCCCTAATGCAAGACCAGGTAGATAGCCTTGTTAACAAAGGTATAAAAGCTACAATAATTCCTTCAGGAAGTTCTCAAAACGAAATAATTACACTTTTTGACAATATTCGCTTCGGAAAAATGAAATTTTTATACATTTCTCCCGAACGTTTACAGTCGCGTTTTATTCAAGAAAAGATAAAACAACTAGATGTTAATTTAATTGCCATTGATGAGGCGCATTGTATTTCAGAATGGGGACACGATTTTCGTCCTTCGTATCAAAATATTGCTATTTTAAAAGAACTACAACCAAAAGTTCCTTTTATCGCCTTAACAGCAACGGCAACTAAAAAAGTGGTGAACGATATTATTGTTTCGTTAAAACTTGATACCCCTAAAATTTTCAAAAAATCATTTTACCGAAAAAATTTAGCCTATCAAATTTTTCAAACCGATGATAAACTTCGCAAACTAAATCAGATTTTTACCAAAACAAAAGGCTCGGCAATTATTTATGTAAACTCAAGAGCCAAAACAAAAAATATTGCCAACTATTTAAATGCAAAAGGATTTAAGAGTTCTTTTTATCATGCAGGCTTAACAATTCAAGAAAAAGAACGTGCTTTTGATAATTGGATGACCGAAAAAACACCCATTATAGTTGCCACAAATGCCTTTGGAATGGGAATAGACAAGCCAAATGTTCGGGTGGTAATTCACTTAAACCTTCCTGGATCTATCGAAAATTATATTCAAGAAGCTGGACGTGGCGGGCGTGACGGAAACAAAGCTTTTTCAGTGGTTTTAAACAATCTGAATGACATCAAAAAAAGCACTGATTTATTAAAAAAATCACTTCCTAATATTGCTGATATAAAATTGGTTCATCGAAAATTATATCAGCATTTTCAAATTACAAAAGGCGAACTGATTGAAACACCTTTCGATTTTAATTTTCTAGAATTTTGTACAAAATATACATTTACTGCCACTAAAACATATACTATTTTACAAATATTAAATAGCAATGGCATTATTGAATTAAATACTAATTTTCAAAAGAAATCAAGCATTTATTTTATCGTTTCAAGCAAACAGGTAGTTTTATATTTGCAACAAAATCCATCAGCAAAAAAATTCGTACAAACGCTTTTGCGTTTATACGGCGGAGTTTTTGAAAACCCTGTAAAAATTAATGAATTTTATATCGCCAAAAAAATAGGTATTACCTCTGAGCAAGTTATTAAAGAATTAGAACGAATGCTTGAAAAAAATATACTTGAATATAAAAAAGCAAGTGATAATTCTGAATTATTTTTCTTACAGCCAAGAGAAGATGATAAAACAATTAACAGAGTTTTAAAAAATATTGAGCTGTATTTAGTTCAGAAAAAGAAAAAACAGCAAGATTTAATTCATTTTTTAAAAAATAATGACCTTTGCAGAAGCGTACAACTATTAAATTATTTTAATGAAGACGCAACCAATAAGTGTGGTATTTGCGATGTTTGTCTGCAACATAAACAAACGTTTTATATTAATCCGAAGCAAATTATAAACTTATTAAACAAAAAAGATGCTTTAACTGTTAATGAAATAGCTACAGCGCTGTATGAAAAAGAAGCTAACATTTTAATACTTTTACGAACGCTTTTATCCGAAGAAAAAATTAGCGTTACTAACAACAAATATTTTTTACTATAA
- a CDS encoding HU family DNA-binding protein has product MNKSDLIDAMAADAGISKASAKLALDSLTSNVTTSLKAGEKVALVGWGTWSVSERAARTGRNPQTGKEIQIAAKNVVKFKAGAGLSDSVNN; this is encoded by the coding sequence ATGAACAAATCAGATTTAATTGATGCAATGGCTGCTGATGCAGGAATTTCTAAAGCTTCTGCTAAACTTGCATTAGACTCTTTAACTTCTAACGTTACTACTTCTTTAAAAGCTGGAGAAAAAGTTGCTTTAGTTGGATGGGGAACTTGGTCTGTTTCTGAAAGAGCTGCTAGAACTGGTAGAAACCCTCAAACAGGAAAAGAAATTCAAATTGCTGCTAAAAATGTAGTGAAATTTAAGGCAGGTGCTGGTTTAAGCGATTCTGTAAACAACTAA
- a CDS encoding NAD(P)H-dependent oxidoreductase, translating into MKHVLIINGHPDKQSYNYALSEAYLKGASKTTAVLSQINIADLDFNPNLAFGYRKRTELEPDLLIAIDKIKKASHIVWIFPMWWQGAPAIMKGFIDRTFLPGITYQPIEGKPFPEKLLKGKSARIIITTDTPRWYDFLVMKSPALRQFKKGTLEFCGISPVKITYISPIKNASISFRKKWLEKITLLGENLK; encoded by the coding sequence ATGAAACATGTTTTAATTATTAACGGACACCCAGATAAACAGAGTTATAATTACGCATTATCAGAAGCTTATTTAAAAGGTGCTAGTAAAACAACGGCGGTTTTATCTCAAATTAATATTGCAGATTTAGATTTTAACCCGAATTTAGCCTTTGGATATCGTAAAAGAACCGAACTAGAGCCCGATTTATTAATCGCTATTGATAAAATAAAAAAAGCAAGCCATATCGTATGGATATTCCCGATGTGGTGGCAAGGCGCTCCTGCTATTATGAAAGGATTTATTGACCGTACATTTTTGCCTGGTATTACCTATCAACCTATAGAAGGAAAACCATTTCCTGAAAAATTGTTAAAAGGAAAATCGGCAAGAATAATTATTACAACCGATACGCCTCGATGGTATGATTTTTTAGTGATGAAAAGCCCTGCACTACGTCAATTTAAAAAAGGAACTTTAGAATTTTGTGGTATTAGCCCTGTTAAAATAACCTATATTTCACCCATTAAAAATGCAAGTATTTCGTTTAGAAAAAAATGGCTAGAAAAAATAACCCTGTTAGGTGAAAATCTAAAATAA
- a CDS encoding AAA family ATPase, producing the protein MQQKIVLIGGPGTGKSSILNEFINLGYNCMPEISREVTLRAKKEGIEQLFLEQPLLFSEMLLQGREQQYLDAEKNDADVIFFDRGIPDVHAYMNYLGSEYPPIFKQKSGQYLYTKVFMCPPWKSIYKSDNERYETFEQAVEIDEFLKKSYLEIGYEIITVPFGTVKERCDFILQSI; encoded by the coding sequence ATGCAACAAAAAATAGTTTTAATAGGTGGTCCTGGTACAGGCAAGTCTTCAATTTTAAACGAGTTTATAAATCTCGGTTATAATTGTATGCCTGAAATTTCGAGAGAAGTAACGCTAAGGGCCAAAAAAGAAGGAATAGAGCAATTGTTTTTAGAACAACCTTTGCTTTTTAGTGAAATGCTACTACAAGGTAGAGAACAACAATATTTAGATGCTGAAAAGAATGATGCAGATGTCATTTTTTTTGACAGAGGAATACCAGATGTGCATGCGTACATGAATTATTTAGGAAGTGAATATCCGCCTATTTTCAAACAAAAAAGTGGTCAGTATTTATATACTAAAGTATTTATGTGCCCACCATGGAAAAGTATTTATAAATCTGATAATGAAAGATATGAAACCTTTGAACAAGCAGTCGAGATTGATGAATTTTTAAAAAAATCATACCTAGAAATTGGTTATGAAATTATAACTGTTCCTTTTGGAACTGTAAAAGAACGCTGCGATTTTATTTTACAATCGATTTAA
- a CDS encoding 7-carboxy-7-deazaguanine synthase QueE, whose amino-acid sequence MLKKEVQELIDKGQMLPLMEEFYTIQGEGSHTGTAAYFIRIGGCDVGCHWCDVKESWDANLHPPTKTDIIVSNAKKLAKTVVITGGEPLMWSLDYITKQLQDQGMKTHIETSGAYAFSGVWDWFCLSPKKTKLPTKQCYKEADELKMIIHNKNDFKFAEEQADKVGKKCQLFLQPEWSKKEAMTPLIIDYVMKNPKWRISLQTHKFLNIP is encoded by the coding sequence ATGTTGAAAAAAGAAGTACAAGAGTTAATTGATAAAGGACAAATGCTTCCATTAATGGAGGAATTTTATACTATTCAAGGAGAAGGATCGCACACAGGTACTGCGGCTTATTTTATTAGAATCGGAGGTTGTGATGTGGGTTGCCACTGGTGCGACGTTAAAGAAAGTTGGGATGCTAATTTGCATCCGCCAACCAAAACCGATATTATTGTTTCAAACGCTAAAAAACTAGCTAAAACCGTAGTAATTACTGGTGGTGAGCCTTTAATGTGGAGTTTAGATTATATTACAAAACAACTACAGGATCAGGGCATGAAAACACATATCGAAACCTCAGGAGCCTATGCTTTTTCGGGGGTTTGGGATTGGTTTTGCTTATCTCCTAAAAAAACAAAATTACCTACAAAACAATGCTACAAAGAAGCCGATGAGTTAAAAATGATTATTCATAATAAGAATGATTTTAAATTTGCGGAAGAACAAGCTGATAAGGTTGGAAAAAAATGCCAATTATTTTTACAGCCTGAATGGAGTAAAAAAGAAGCAATGACTCCGTTAATTATTGATTATGTAATGAAAAATCCAAAATGGCGTATTTCGTTACAAACGCATAAATTTTTAAACATTCCTTAA